From the Chiroxiphia lanceolata isolate bChiLan1 chromosome 13, bChiLan1.pri, whole genome shotgun sequence genome, one window contains:
- the SLC7A6OS gene encoding LOW QUALITY PROTEIN: probable RNA polymerase II nuclear localization protein SLC7A6OS (The sequence of the model RefSeq protein was modified relative to this genomic sequence to represent the inferred CDS: inserted 1 base in 1 codon), with amino-acid sequence MSSAAVLRVRRKRGGPEPAEALLLACKRRREEPPERSLFKLVATVPSKNEPVQKYVKDAITRDRAAQSLRPPVGSTQRILQELQPPVGSTQRILQELQPPVGSTQRILQELRSSRQVERKESRYRVVASHRPACAATAVPATGAGADTDGHGAGSGAREDASQEESGAADKSSDCCGKFQLFDIVQEEEMVGDCSVTSANPQKIDPDVILCNAVEMIRERLNVSEDAKKHCDKEDEYVYDIYYKETSAPGWIENILSVQPYREEYEWVNDDPVPEEVYEDEDDENDENNWRNDYPEEDEFLPEDDGEKEPEESSSDEEQYYRRRTWXQYRQEVLQEFGYDEMEDLGSD; translated from the exons ATGTCCTCCGCGGCCGTGCTGCGGGTGCGGCGGAAGCGCGGCGGCCCCGAGCCGGCCGAGGCGCTGCTCCTCGCCTGCAAGCGGCGGCGCGAGGAGCCGCCGGAGCGGAGCCTCTTCAAGCTGGTGGCGACCGTGCCCTCCAAG AATGAACCGGTTCAGAAGTACGTTAAGGATGCCATCACACgggacagagcagctcagagccTGCGGCCCCCTGTGGGAAGCACTCAGCGGATCCTGCAGGAGCTCCAGCCCCCTGTGGGAAGCACTCAGCGGATCCTGCAGGAGCTCCAGCCCCCTGTGGGAAGCACTCAGCGGATCCTGCAGGAGCTCCGCTCCTCCAGGCaggtggagaggaaggagagccgGTACCGTGTGGTAGCCAGCCACCGCCCCGCCTGTGCTGCAACAGCCGTGCCTgccacaggggctggggctgacaCCGATGGGCACGGGGCAGGCTCTGGAGCACGGGAAGATGCTTCACAAGAGGAGAGTGGTGCTGCTGATAAGAGTTCGGACTGCTGTGGGAAATTCCAGTTGTTTGACATTGTCCAAGAAGAGGAGATGGTGGGAGACTGCAGCGTAACTTCTGCCAACCCCCAG AAGATTGATCCAGATGTGATTCTTTGCAATGCAGTAGAGATGATCCGTGAGCgtttaaatgtttctgaagatGCTAAAAAGCACTGTGACAAGGAAGATGAGTATGTTTATGACATCTACTATAAGGAAACATCAGCCCCTGGTTGGATCGAAAATATCCTTTCTGTACAGCCCTACAGAGAAGAATATGAATGG GTAAATGATGATCCTGTTCCAGAGGAAGTGTatgaagatgaagatgatgaaaatgatgaaaataacTGGCGGAATGATTATCCTGAAGAAGATGAATTCTTACCCGAGGACGATGGAGAAAAAG AGCCTGAAGAGAGCTCCAGTGATGAGGAGCAATATTACAGGAGAAGAACAT GACAATACCGACAGGAGGTTCTGCAGGAGTTCGGATACGACGAGATGGAAGATTTGGGTTCTGACTAA
- the PRMT7 gene encoding LOW QUALITY PROTEIN: protein arginine N-methyltransferase 7 (The sequence of the model RefSeq protein was modified relative to this genomic sequence to represent the inferred CDS: inserted 10 bases in 7 codons; deleted 1 base in 1 codon): MKTFCGRANPTTGAMEWLEEAEDYDYHQEIARSRYADMLHDKDRNVKYYQGIRAAVSRVKERGEEAIVLDIGTGTGLLAMMAASAGADFCYAVEVFRPMANAAVKIVEKNGFSDKIKVINKHSTEVTVGPDGDMECRANILVTELFDTELIGEGALPTYEHAHKYLVQEGCEAVPHRATVYVQLVESKRMWAWNKLFPIHVEAEDGEKVIVPPSEMENCPGVPSVCDIQLNQVPSSDFTALSDVVTMFSVDFSKPVQSASTSYRVQLEPVRSGKAQIVLSWWDISMDPSGMINCTMAPYWVNPTSALQWRDHWMQCXYFLPREELLQGAXVQLTARRDEYCLWYSLQRARAEEAEAAAGVESPVCRCHAHLLWNRPRFGQLNDQARTRQYIRALRTVLNTDSVCLCISDGSLLPVLAHYLGAKQVFTVENSGVSYSMLLVGFMLLKANHLEDKIXIIEARPELLKPSHFEIKRYISVLVGEPFFSTSLLPWHNLYFWYARTAVSRHLSSNVSVLPQSAALHMMVVEFQDLWRIRSXCGICEGFDVQTMDDMIKDSLNFRESKEAEPHPLWEYPCKSLSEPXEVLVFDFREPVPQHCLSTEGSVPLLRKGKSHGAVLWMEYHLAADISISTGLVQISNEKGTCAWNPHCKQAVYFFSSVXESEALSDPAAVTYAISFDTKTGEIAXDFKLL, encoded by the exons ATGAAGACCTTCTGTGGAAGAGCTAATCCAACCACTGGTGCCATGGAGTGGTTAGAGGAGGCTGAGGACTATGACTACCACCAGGAGATTGCCAG GTCACGCTATGCAGATATGCTTCACGATAAAGACAGA aaTGTGAAGTACTACCAAGGTATCCgtgctgcagtgagcagggtGAAGGAGAGAGGTGAGGAAGCAATAGTTCTGGACATAGGCACTGGCACAGGACTCCTGGCCATGATGGCAGCTTCAGCTGGGGCAGATTTCTGCTATGCAGTCGAG GTTTTCAGGCCCATGGCTAATGCTGCTGTGAAGATAGTGGAGAAAAATGGTTTTTCTGACAAGATCAAGGTAATCAACAAGCACTCCACTGAAGTCACAGTTGGCCCAG ATGGAGATATGGAATGTCGTGCAAACATCCTGGTCACAGAATTGTTTGATACAGAGCTGATAGGAGAAGGAGCTTTACCAACATATGAGCATGCACACAAATACCTTGTACAG GAAGGATGTGAGGCAGTGCCTCACAGGGCAACAGTGTATGTCCAGTTGGTGGAATCCAAAAGAATGTGGGCCTGGAACAAACTGTTCCCCATTCATGTCGAAGCAGAGGATGGTGAAAAAGTTATTGTTCCCCCTTCAGAAATGGAGAACTGTCCAGGTGTGCCTTCTGTTTGTGATATCCAACTGAACCAGGTGCCCTCAAGTGACTTCACTGCCCTTAGTGATGTGGTGACAATGTTCAG TGTGGATTTCAGTAAGCCAGTACAGAGTGCTTCAACCTCCTACAGAGTGCAGCTGGAGCCTGTTAGATCTGGAAAGGCACAAATTGTCCTTTCCTGGTGGGACATTAGCATGGACCCCTCTGGGATGATAAACTGCACAATGGCTCCCTACTGGGTAAACCCCACTTCTGCTTTGCAG TGGAGGGATCACTGGATGCAGTG GTACTTCCTGCCgcgggaggagctgctgcagggggc GGTGCAGCTGACTGCCCGTCGGGATGAGTACTGCCTGTGGTACTCCCTGCAGAGAGCCAG agcagaggaggctgaagcagctgctggtgtGGAGAGCCCTGTGTGCAGGTGTCACGCTCACCTGCTGTGGAACAGGCCTCGCTTTGGGCAGCTCAATGACCAGGCCCGGACACGCCAGTACATCAGGGCACTGAGGACA gtTCTGAACACAGATAGTGTTTGCCTTTGTATCAGTGATGGCAgtctgctgcctgtgctggctcACTATCTTGGAGCAAAGCAG GTATTTACAGTAGAAAACTCTGGTGTGTCCT ACAGCATGCTGCTTGTTGGTTTTatgcttttgaaagcaaatcatcttgaagataaaa aaataatagaaGCACGTCCTGAGTTGCTGAAGCCTTCTCATTTTGAGATAAAAAGGTAT ATTTCTGTTCTTGTGGGAGAGCCATTTTTCAGTACCAGTTTGCTGCCATGGCATAACCTGTATTTCTGGTACGCCAGGACAGCTGTGAGCAGGCACCTCAGCAGCAATGTCTCTGTCCTACCTCAGTCTGCTGCTTTGCACATGATGGTCGTGGAGTTCCAG gACTTATGGAGAATCCGGA CATGTGGCATCTGTGAAGGTTTTGATGTCCAGACTATGGATGATATGATTAAA gaTTCTCTGAATTTTAGGGAATCCAAGGAAGCAGAACCTCACCCTCTGTGG GAATATCCTTGCAAGTCGCTCTCTGAGC AGGAGGTTTTGGTGTTTGACTTCAGAGAGCctgtgccccagcactgcctcagCACGGAGGGCTCTGTGCCTCTTCTGCG gaaaggaaagagcCATGGAGCAGTTTTGTGGATGGAATATCATCTTGCTGCAGATATCTCCATAAGTACAGGACTGGTgcaaatttcaaatgaaaag GGAACCTGTGCCTGGAATCCCCACTGCAAGCAAGCTGTGTATTTCTTCAGTTCTG TTGAGTCAGAAGCTCTGTCAGACCCTGCTGCTGTCACCTATGCCATAAGTTTCGACACAAAGACAGGGGAGATTGC GGATTTTAAGCTATTATAA